GAATGTGAGAACGATTACAGGCAGGTTGAAATATTGACACGAGAGGCGTTTTGGAATTTGCATGTGCCAGGTTGTGACGAGCATTATTTGACTCATGTAATGCGTAGCCATCCTGATTTTTTGCCGGAACTTGACTTTGTAGCAGTACTGGATAATAAAATAGTGGCTAATATCATGTATTGCAAATCTCGTTTAGTCTCTGGTAAAGGATTAAGTCTCAATGCAATAACATTTGGACCAGTTAGTGTCTTGCCAGAATTTCAAAAGAGAGGTATTGGTTCTGCTCTGATTCAACATACAATAAAACAGGCAATAGATTTACATCATAAAGTTGTAGTTATTGAGGGACATCCTCATAATTATTGCAAACACGGTTTTTTAGGCTCAAAAAGTATGAGTGTGAGTGATTCTGAGGGGAGGTATCCATATAGTTTACTGGTACTCGAATTGGAGAAAGGATGTTTGAATAATCACTCATGGAAATACTTTCCAAGTGATGTTTATAATTTGGATGAAAAGGAGAGTCAAGAATATGATAAGTTGTTTTCCCCGAAAAAAAAGGGGTACAAGCCATCTCAGGAAGAATATAACATTGGAAGTAACGCATATGTTTTATAGTAAAATACCACGTACGATCAAAGCGATAAACGACCATGCTTCATGGGCTCTTCTCTGCTGCCACTTCAGGTATTTATATATATAATAATGCTGTTTAAGTGTGTACCTATAAACAAGAGAAGTTAAGATTACAAAGGTGAAAATAAGTAGACAAATCATTTTTCCGCTGGCAGCTTTTTAATTCATAACTCATCCCTGCTGTATTCCATATGACCTAACACCATTTTCAAATGACCATAGGAGTATTTCTCTCCGAAATGTTGCTTTGCGGGACCAAGCCCCCTGGCGTTTTGTGACAAAAAGAATTCTGAAATTTCCTCTATTTGTTGTGAGGTTAGGAAATTTTTTACTTCCAGTTCACCACTGGCTACAAAGTGTGCAAGATGTCCCTCAATTGTCGAGCGTGCAAGCCCTCTGTGTTCAGCAATCTCTTCAACTGTTTTCCCATCTTTGAAAAGATCAAAGCTGGCCTGTTTAGTGTTTACCTTTGGTTCTTTTTTGACACGCTCTTCTGCAGGCTCGTCTTTTATGTCAAAAGGAACATTGTTTTCTTCTGCATATTTGCGTAGCACCTCCAAAAGCTCATTACCAAAACTATCAATTTTTCTGTTTCCAATGCCCTTTATGGCCTTAAGTTCTTTAAGAGATGATGGCAGGCGGTTACTGATTTCAGTCATTGTTTTAACAGGCAGGATCATGTAGTGAGGCAGTTCTCTTGAAATGGCCAGCTCATCTCGCCACTCCTTTAATTTTATGTAAAGCTTGGGGTTACTGGAACAGGTATATCCTGATTTTGATCCCATTTTGGTTTTAGGTTGTGACGGTTCTTCGATTGATGCGGTTGCTTTGGAGTGAAGATATTTATTTGTGCAGAATTCATCTGTGCAGGATACAAGGCAGTGCTTTTTTATCCGGATTTCATCCCTAATCAGATTAAGTACATCTGAAAGAGAGCGGAGTATTGCTTTGTTGTCAATATCGATATCCCCTGATGAAATAAGCTCTTTTAAACAATTATCCAACATTTGTGCGAAATAAGCACCTCCCTTTTTTACCCTCTCCTGAAGGGAAAAGTTTTTACCGATATCAGCTTCTTCTAACAGATAGTTTGATATCTGCCTATGAAATTTCATGGCGACATCTAAAATGTCTTTTTGAATCCGTGAAGCCATCCCGTTAAGGTTTTCTGCAAAGGTGGATTGAATGCTTCCCCCGTGTTGATTTATCATATTAAGAAGGAGGTTTACTATTTTCTGAAGGGGGTGAAAATCGAAAAGCTCCAAAAGAAGTTTATTCTGATAGGCGATTCGAGCCTGTTCAAGTTCTTTTTCTCCGGGGCTGTTTCTGGTTACATCTTTATTGAACTGCTCAACTGATGAGCTGTTTATCAGAACTTTGGGTGTAAGTGGGGAGGCAAGTGTGAGCCCCTCGAGTGTTTTGCATCGGCTCAGAGCCACATACACCTGACCAGGTGCAAAAGCTGCCCCGGCGTCAATAACCACTTTATCAAATGTCAGACCCTGACTTTTGTGTATGGTAATAGCCCAGGCCGCTTTAAGTGGATACTGGATGAATGTCCCGCATATTTTCTCCTCGATCTCTTTACTTTGATAATTTATCGAGTATTTGATATTTTGCCAGGTGTCGGGTAATACCTCTATGGGATAATTATCACCCGGACATTTAACATATACCACATCTTTTTGTATTTGTACAACTTCCCCGATGCGTCCGTTGTAGAAGAGTTTCTCCGGAGAGGTGTCGTTTTTTAAAAACATCACCTGAGCCCCTGTTTTAAGCATGAGATTGAAATCTGCAGGGTAGGAGTATTCTGGAAAATCTCCCTCCACACGGGCCTTGAATGTAAAGGGATTGCCTCCTAAACTTTGCATCCGTCTTTCGTTGATACGTGCGGCCTGGTAATTATGAGTGGTGAGAATGATCCCCTCACCGGGACCATGGGATTTATCAGAATGACACCTCTTGTTAATATCAGCTATTGTCCGGTCTTTGTTACTGCCATTGCGGATATCATTAAGCAGGTCGATAAACTCCTGATCCCTTTGCCTGTAAATCTTTTTAAGCTCAATTGTAGTATAGCGTGATTTTTTCAACGCATTACTTGCGAAGAAAAACGGGGTGTCATAATGGCATTTGAGAAGTTCCCACTCTTCCTCCTTAACAACAGGAGAGAGCTGCTGTAAATCTCCTATCATCAATAGCTGCACTCCACCGAAAGGTTGACTCCTGCCCCGCAACCGTCTTAAAACCTCGTCTATACCATCCATCAGGTCGGCTCTAACCATACTGATCTCATCAATTACAACCAGATCAAGACTGCGAATTATGTTTAGTTTTTCACGACTGAATCTGCGTGATTTATTAACTGTTCTCCCTGACATTCCACCTGGAACCTGCGGCCCGAAAGGTAGCTGAAAAAAGGAGTGAATCGTAACACCTCCTGCATTGATTGCCGCCACGCCGGTTGGGGCAAGTACAACCATCCTTTTGGGCGATTTTTCCTTTAAGTTGCGCAGGAAGGTGGTTTTACCTGTGCCAGCTTTTCCGGTTAGAAATATATTCTCGTCTGTACTTTCCAGAAAACGATAAGCAAGTCTGAGTTCGGGATTTTCGGACGTGTGCATGTTTATTCTCCTGAAAATGTTTACAGGTGATATGTTTCTTCTGGAAGCTTGTGTCTGAATAGGTAAGTGTGGAGAACGATTCCAATGGATATCATTATAATTTATGAACCGGTGAAAAATATAGTAATTTCCATCAGCGGATAAGGAAGTGATTGCCTGGAAAGTAATTGGGGGGGACAGAGAATATACTGCTGATGATATTATGATGTTGGAAAGAGCAGAAGGTAATTGGAAGTTTAGAGTGCAATTAATGTTTAGCAACTGGAAAGGGTCTCATACTCATTATAGATCTTTTAAATCTTGGATGTAATTTACCTTCAGTTTTGGTGTCTTATGATGATTTTGCAAAGAATGGGATGAAATAGGAAGTATAGAACCAGACGCAACAGATGCAATTTCTTCACCGGATGGAGCTTTACTCGTTGTAAAAACAAGCAAAGCTATAAAACTATACAGAATTTCCCAGAACTCTGTTGAAAACCTTCAAACAGAAATACCAGTTGGTTCTTTTGATAGATAGAATCGTTCTTAACCAATGGGTCACAGGTGATTATGTTCAGGTTTGGGATAATGAATTATCCAAAATCATGAACAGAGGTTTCTAAATAGACCTCAAGCGAAAAAAACGTTCTTTTGGCTTGTTCTCAGAAGCCTGGTTTACCTATGATTTTTTCTGGATCCGGTTTCACCGATTTGCTGAAAAGATATTAATACCTAGTTCCAATAGTGTCCGGTAAAGCAGTGTCGCCGGGATCCATTAATATCTTTATACACCCTGTATTTTTAATCTTTCAAAAATAATATGAATCTTGTATATTTGGTGATGGCAGTGATTGGAAAGTGTTGTTGTTAACGCGTTGTAAGATAGTCACAACGACAACATAATTCCAATGCTGCCTTTTTTGTGCATAATTCAACTAACTACATATACTCTGCAAGGATTAGAACATGAGCAACAACAGCCACACAGCAACTACGCAGGAAATCTCCGGAAAACCTTTCCGGGCAGGCAACTGGAATAAGGAAATTGACCTTCGGGATTTCATACAGCGAAATTACACCCCCTATACCGGTGATGGGTCTTTTCTTAAAGGTCCCACAGAACGGACCAAAGCAGTCTGGAAAAAAACAAGCGAACTGTTGGCCGAAGAGCTCAAAAAGGGCGGAATGTATGATCTGGATGTCAAAACAATCTCTACGATTGTCAGCCATAAACCCGGCTATATCGATAAAGAAAAGGAACTGATCGTTGGGGTACAAACCGATGCGCCTCTCAAACGGGCGATTATGCCCTATGGTGGTATCAGGATGGTGGAAAAAGCTGCCGAGGCATATGGCTACACACTTGATCAGGGTGTAAAGGAGATATTTGAAAATTACCGCAAAACTCATAACGATGCAGTTTTTGATGCTTACACCAGTGAAATGAAAGCAGCCAGAAGTGCGGGTATTATTACCGGTCTTCCCGATGCCTATGGACGCGGAAGGATAATTGGGGACTACAGGCGGGTCCCTCTTTATGGGGTAAACCGACTCATTGAGGATAAGGAAGAGCAGCTTAGTTCTCTTGAGCTGGATGTTATGGAGGAGAATACAATCAGGGCCAGAGAAGAGATCTCTGAGCAGATCAGATCTCTGAAAGAGCTGGTACAGATGGCCAAGAGTTACGGCTGCGATATAACCCGGCCTGCCCAGTCGGCTAAAGAGGCTGTACAGTGGCTTTATTTTGCCTACCTTGGGGCTGTTAAAGAACAAAATGGCGCTGCTATGAGCATCGGCCGAATCAGTGCCTTTCTTGACATTTATTTCGAAAAGGATATCCAGTCCGGACTTTTAAACGAAGAACAGGCTCAGGAGATCATTGATGATTTCGTTATCAAGTTGCGTCTGGTCAGGTACCTGCGTACTCCCGACTATAATGAGCTGTTTTCAGGTGACCCGACCTGGGTGACAGAAGCGATCGGTGGTACGGGAATGGATGGAAGAACACTGGT
This sequence is a window from Chitinispirillum alkaliphilum. Protein-coding genes within it:
- a CDS encoding Acetyltransferase gives rise to the protein MDLLIRNECENDYRQVEILTREAFWNLHVPGCDEHYLTHVMRSHPDFLPELDFVAVLDNKIVANIMYCKSRLVSGKGLSLNAITFGPVSVLPEFQKRGIGSALIQHTIKQAIDLHHKVVVIEGHPHNYCKHGFLGSKSMSVSDSEGRYPYSLLVLELEKGCLNNHSWKYFPSDVYNLDEKESQEYDKLFSPKKKGYKPSQEEYNIGSNAYVL
- a CDS encoding DNA repair and recombination protein, putative helicase; its protein translation is MHTSENPELRLAYRFLESTDENIFLTGKAGTGKTTFLRNLKEKSPKRMVVLAPTGVAAINAGGVTIHSFFQLPFGPQVPGGMSGRTVNKSRRFSREKLNIIRSLDLVVIDEISMVRADLMDGIDEVLRRLRGRSQPFGGVQLLMIGDLQQLSPVVKEEEWELLKCHYDTPFFFASNALKKSRYTTIELKKIYRQRDQEFIDLLNDIRNGSNKDRTIADINKRCHSDKSHGPGEGIILTTHNYQAARINERRMQSLGGNPFTFKARVEGDFPEYSYPADFNLMLKTGAQVMFLKNDTSPEKLFYNGRIGEVVQIQKDVVYVKCPGDNYPIEVLPDTWQNIKYSINYQSKEIEEKICGTFIQYPLKAAWAITIHKSQGLTFDKVVIDAGAAFAPGQVYVALSRCKTLEGLTLASPLTPKVLINSSSVEQFNKDVTRNSPGEKELEQARIAYQNKLLLELFDFHPLQKIVNLLLNMINQHGGSIQSTFAENLNGMASRIQKDILDVAMKFHRQISNYLLEEADIGKNFSLQERVKKGGAYFAQMLDNCLKELISSGDIDIDNKAILRSLSDVLNLIRDEIRIKKHCLVSCTDEFCTNKYLHSKATASIEEPSQPKTKMGSKSGYTCSSNPKLYIKLKEWRDELAISRELPHYMILPVKTMTEISNRLPSSLKELKAIKGIGNRKIDSFGNELLEVLRKYAEENNVPFDIKDEPAEERVKKEPKVNTKQASFDLFKDGKTVEEIAEHRGLARSTIEGHLAHFVASGELEVKNFLTSQQIEEISEFFLSQNARGLGPAKQHFGEKYSYGHLKMVLGHMEYSRDEL